One stretch of Pyrenophora tritici-repentis strain M4 chromosome 4, whole genome shotgun sequence DNA includes these proteins:
- a CDS encoding DM6 domain containing protein: MAGTSGSDEEDGNEEGEDGSWGEEKMENKHKKQTGPVGRSRGAPVLRISP, encoded by the coding sequence ATGGCAGGCACGAGTGGGAgcgacgaggaagatggcAATGAGGAGGGCGAAGATGGCAGTTGGGGAGAGGAAAAGATGGAGAATAAGCACAAGAAACAAACGGGACCGGTTGGGCGTTCTCGTGGCGCGCCCGTTCTCCGCATCTCGCCTTGA
- a CDS encoding SUI1, Translation initiation factor 1 (eIF-1-SUI1), whose protein sequence is MFKKKPNIKPLSPLKSSDRRRTADQIIADFGLEIPANDEDDARKTDDKASASSAGLTALRRSILPENAMSARFTTTAGPDLKQVSGTIYVGSHEGTGGEQRVLWVKAGDRMYPTVYTLWHNARIVPLLYTPLVVVEKLQGGADLMTPGLQRGPPFPKKATKGAIVAIASLEAPTVPMAVGECAIDVSALGQVQGMKGHAVSTFHWAGDEIWSWSSTGKPGDQPPDVLEGWDDDKGEEASLVERTAAVDLDDEGGVTLGADPTQRSQAEEAQGVEGEEAPSNNDFIDVLEDKELNTKEIDDAFKNAFLFGVRFHMDHNKGHPSYGLDFPLSQSHVMSQLVQPFLPTYTPARTASLQIKKTSWKNLRKFVKYLDKQKILKSKDRDGNEVVIQDIDFKDPQIQSFVPYRLPKKDAPAASSTNGKPAAPLSAESSVGQKLKLVSVLRPKEKLAPILAASKTDPRGLYTPVELKQFLIAYVEAENLVDSKNKRLIRINPQLADALLGSSAADNAALSSGTMPRDALAERMVAAASPFHTILRNDADIADTKPKAGAPPKIQITLETRSGNKTVSKVHGLEPYYIAPQPLADELRKTCAGSTSVDKLQGSSPKAPVMEVMVQGPQKDAIMKALEKRGVNKNWVEVVDKTKGKKK, encoded by the exons ATGTTCAAAAAGAAGCCGAAT ATCAAGCCCCTCTCTCCGCTCAAGTCCAGCGACCGGCGCAGGACAGCCGATCAGATCATCGCAGACTTTGGTCTCGAGATACCTGCCAATGATGAAGACGACGCGAGAAAGACCGACGATAAGGCGAGTGCCTCTTCGGCTGGCCTCACAGCGCTGCGCCGGTCGATCCTGCCTGAGAATGCAATGTCGGCGCGATTCACCACAACAGCCGGACCGGACCTCAAGCAAGTCTCGGGAACCATTTACGTAGGCAGTCACGAGGGCACAGGCGGTGAGCAGAGAGTTCTCTGGGTCAAGGCGGGCGACAGAATGTACCCCACCGTCTACACTCTATGGCATAATGCGCGCATTGTGCCGCTGCTGTATACGCCCCTTGTTGTGGTTGAAAAACTGCAAGGGGGCGCTGATCTGATGACGCCTGGCCTTCAGCGTGGACCGCCGTTTCCCAAGAAAGCCACAAAGGGCGCAATCGTCGCCATTGCGAGTCTCGAGGCGCCGACTGTCCCAATGGCTGTAGGAGAGTGCGCCATAGACGTCAGCGCCTTGGGACAAGTCCAGGGCATGAAGGGACATGCTGTATCAACTTTCCACTGGGCAGGCGATGAAATATGGTCCTGGAGTTCGACAGGTAAGCCGGGTGACCAACCACCTGATGTTCTGGAAGGCTGGGACGACGACAAGGGCGAAGAGGCGAGTCTCGTGGAGCGCACCGCAGCCGTAGACCTTGACGACGAAGGTGGTGTCACTCTGGGTGCAGATCCTACCCAGCGGTCACAGGCCGAGGAAGCACAGGGCGTAGAGGGCGAGGAAGCTCCGTCCAACAATGACTTTATCGATGTCTTGGAAGACAAGGAGCTAAACACAAAGG AAATTGACGATGCTTTCAAGAACGCATTTCTCTTTGGAGTGCGATTCCATATGGATCACAACAAAGGTCACCCCAGTTACGGCCTCGACTTTCCACTCTCGCAGTCACACGTCATGTCCCAGCTCGTCCAACCCTTCCTGCCCACCTATACTCCCGCTCGAACTGCGTCGCTACAAATCAAAAAGACAAGCTGGAAAAATCTCCGCAAATTCGTCAAGTACTTAGACAAGCAAAAGATTCTCAAATCCAAAGACCGCGACGGCAATGAAGTCGTCATACAAGATATTGACTTTAAAGACCCACAAATCCAGTCTTTCGTCCCGTACCGACTACCAAAGAAGGATGCGCCGGCCGCTTCCAGTACAAATGGCAAGCCAGCCGCCCCTCTGTCCGCCGAATCATCAGTCGGCCAAAAGCTCAAATTGGTCTCGGTATTACGGCCCAAAGAGAAACTGGCTCCTATCTTGGCTGCCTCGAAAACAGATCCTCGCGGTCTTTACACACCTGTAGAGCTGAAGCAATTTCTCATTGCATATGTAGAGGCAGAGAACCTAGTTGACTCCAAGAACAAGCGCCTCATCCGGATTAACCCTCAGCTCGCAGACGCTCTGCTGGGCTCATCAGCAGCCGATAACGCGGCGCTATCATCTGGTACAATGCCCAGAGATGCACTAGCGGAGCGAATGGTCGCTGCTGCCTCTCCATTCCACACCATCTTGCGCAATGATGCTGATATCGCCGACACAAAGCCTAAAGCTGGCGCACCTCCAAAGATCCAAATCACCCTCGAGACACGCAGTGGCAACAAGACGGTCTCCAAAGTCCATGGCCTCGAACCTTACTACATTGCACCACAACCACTTGCTGACGAGCTGAGAAAAACGTGCGCTGGAAGTACGAGCGTCGATAAATTGCAAGGATCAAGTCCAAAGGCGCCTGTAATGGAAGTCATGGTACAAGGCCCTCAAAAAGATGCCATCATGAAGGCACTGGAGAAGCGGGGTGTGAACAAGAACTGGGTCGAAGTTGTGGATAAGACCAAGGGCAAAAAGAAATGA
- a CDS encoding GTPase SAR1 and related small G protein, translating to MANDEYDFLFKVVLIGDSGVGKSNLLSRFTRNEFNLDSKSTIGVEFATRSIQVDAKTIKAQIWDTAGQERYRAITSAYYRGAVGALLVYDISKHQTYENVTRWLKELRDHADSNIVIMLVGNKSDLRHLRAVPTEEAKQFASENNLSFIETSALDASNVELAFQNILTEIYRIVSSKALDQGEGSGPVLGNDRKVLEISKSADAEQKKGCC from the exons ATGGCCAACGACGAATATGAC TTCCTTTTCAAGG TGGTTCTCATCGGAGACTCAGGCGTCGGTAAATCCAACCTCTTGAGCCGTTTTACGCGCAACGAGTTCAACCTCGACTCAAAGTCGACCATCGGCGTTGAATTCGCGACCCGCTCGATTCAAGTCGATGCCAAGACCATCAAGGCCCAGATCTGGGACACGGCCGGCCAGGAGCGATACCGTGCCATCACGTCTGCATACTACCGCGGCGCAGTCGGCGCCCTGCTTGTCTACGACATCAGCAAGCACCAGACATATGAGAATGTCACGAGGTGGCTGAAGGAGCTGCGCGACCATGCCGACTCCAACATTGTCATTATGCTCGTCGGTAACAAGAGCGATTTGAGGCATCTGCGGGCAGTGCCTACCGAAGAGGCCAAGCAGTTTGCGA GCGAGAACAACCTCTCCTTCATCGAGACGTCTGCCTTGGATGCTAGCAACGTCGAGCTTGCTTTCCAGAACATTCTCACAG AAATCTACCGCATCGTCTCAAGCAAAGCCCTGGACCAAGGCGAAGGCAGCGGCCCCGTCCTCGGCAACGACCGCAAAGTACTCGAAATCAGCAAGTCGGCCGATGCAGAGCAGAAGAAGGGATGCTGCTAG
- a CDS encoding ER to Golgi transport protein (Sly41) has product MTPPSARDPSPNATFRFPAFQPDLMPTPEEDHRYGLSSSRAASPSPAAVHTNGSSMPADRWQPRKESRFAAAMNGSATGPSTRHGRQKSLSEALKTIRTRKGSVSQNAHELADALKAPLSPRLILLCGMWYMTSIFTNMSSKAILTALPKPITLTTVQFAFVSGWCLVLAMFARKYPRLKQTMPFLKYGIRSPSKELIMATMPLTCFQIGGHILSADATSRIPVSLVHTIKGLSPLLTVVAYGTYFGIRYSLPTYLSLVPLTLGVILACSADLNANFIGLLSAFASTILFVVQNIVSKQIFNDAAAAEKDGVPPNKFTKPDKLNLLCYSSGLAFLFTLPLWLWTEGFTLIFDFLHDASIELSDHPGALDHGRLTLEFLFNGTFHFGQNIVAFVLLSMVSPVTYSVASLIKRVFVIVFAVVWFGKPMTKVQAFGFVLTFLGLYLYDRTHDAAKADKRAKALQSKDHGTLLPLSTDIKSRPVFSASPSTMSGTGAYPLTSLAESRGEKRDDSMGGLGYRRPSEQGSQYLPPGTKAEDTWRSNDINGRRGIGVS; this is encoded by the exons ATGACACCCCCTTCAGCGCGGGACCCGAGCCCCAATGCGACGTTTAGGTTTCCCGCCTTCCAGCCAGATTTGATGCCGACGCCCGAGGAAGATCACAGATATGGCCTGAGCTCGTCGCGCGCGGCCAGCCCCAGTCCAGCAGCAGTCCACACCAACGGCAGCTCCATGCCCGCAGACCGGTGGCAGCCACGGAAAGAGTCGCGCTTCGCAGCAGCCATGAACGGGTCTGCGACGGGCCCGTCAACAAGACACGGGAGACAGAAGAGCTTGAGTGAGGCGCTCAAGACGATACGCACGCGCAAAGGGAGCGTCAGCCAGAATGCGCATGAACTCGCTGATGCGCTCAAGGCGCCGCTGTCCCCAAGGCTCATT TTGCTCTGCGGCATGTGGTACATGACATCCATCTTTACAAACATGTCGTCCAAGGCCATTCTCACCGCGCTGCCCAAGCCCATCACCCTGACGACGGTGCAATTTGCCTTTGTATCGGGTTGGTGTCTGGTTCTGGCCATGTTTGCGAGGAAATACCCGCGATTGAAACAGACGATGCCGTTTCTGAAATACGGAATTCGCTCCCCGTCAAAGGAACTGATTATGGCTACGATGCCGCTCACCTGCTTTCAAATTGGAGGTCATATTTTAAGCGCTGATGCGACGTCGAGGATACCGGTGTCGCTCGTGCATACGATCAAGGGACTCTCGCCCCTTCTGACGGTCGTTGCATACGGGACGTACTTTGGGATCCGGTATTCGCTCCCGACATACCTCTCCCTGGTACCACTCACACTGGGCGTCATCTTGGCATGCTCAGCCGACCTCAACGCGAACTTCATCGGCCTCCTCTCCGCATTCGCCAGCACAATCCTCTTCGTGGTGCAAAACATTGTCTCGAAGCAAATCTTCAACGACGCCGCAGCTGCCGAGAAGGATGGTGTCCCACCGAACAAATTCACAAAGCCGGATAAGTTGAACCTGCTCTGCTACTCGTCTGGCCTGGCGTTCCTTTTCACCCTCCCGCTCTGGCTGTGGACCGAAGGTTTCACCCTCATCTTTGATTTCTTGCACGACGCTTCAATCGAGTTGTCAGATCACCCTGGCGCCCTCGACCACGGACGACTAACACTGGAGTTTCTATTCAACGGTACATTCCACTTTGGCCAGAATATCGTCGCCTTTGTCTTGTTGTCCATGGTCTCGCCCGTCACGTATTCCGTTGCCAGTTTGATAAAGCGCGTTTTCGTCATCGTCTTTGCAGTCGTCTGGTTTGGAAAACCAATGACCAAAGTGCAGGCTTTTGGCTTTGTACTTACTTTCCTCGGTCTGTACCTCTACGATCGTACGCATGATGCGGCCAAGGCAGATAAGCGGGCGAAAGCGCTACAGTCAAAGGACCACGGTACCCTGCTCCCCCTGTCGACCGACATCAAGTCAAGGCCCGTGTTTTCCGCCAGCCCGTCGACCATGTCAGGTACCGGAGCGTATCCGCTGACATCTCTTGCCGAGTCGAGGGGGGAGAAGAGAGATGATAGCATGGGGGGATTGGGGTATAGACGGCCATCCGAGCAAGGGTCGCAGTATCTGCCTCCGGGAACAAAGGCAGAGGATACATGGCGGTCAAACGATATAAACGGTAGACGAGGGATAGGTGTTTCATAA
- a CDS encoding putative 4hbt like protein: MSQTASIVIAGASIAALASQPTFRGSLIETVARWTGYNAPGGLWRIAAIILALTNLKSLPFVWHLRFCRAFFYQLYVQPTPIPPHALFQPIITSTRTTLLETDYNMHKSNSTYFSDMDISRTHLFTAIIRNGIRKNSRLYGANKSAVAGAVGATEGTRGKHMIALGGISCLFKKEILPYKKYEMWTRLLCWDRKWFYLVTHLVKPGVAQPESWTLQPWKKSKKPAKEYNAEKLKGAVYATGIAKYVIKRGRITVAPEQALFDADMVPAKPEGWVYQGPTKPVESQQPPNGEVLPQVVEPEEWNWDVIEAERLRGLAVAENFAGLDGCHEFFDGGEGWGVGGSLRICCISECYSVQVVV; this comes from the exons ATGTCACAGACAGCGAGCATCGTCATTGCGGGCGCGTCCATAGCAGCACTCGCGTCGCAACCCACATTTAGAGGCAGTTTAATCGAGACCGTAGCGCGATGGACGGGCTACAACGCACCTGGAGGGCTATGGCGAATAGCTGCCATAATTCTCGCGTTGACAAACCTCAAGAGCCTGCCATTCGTCTGGCAC TTACGCTTCTGTCGGGCCTTCTTCTACCAGCTCTATGTCCAACCGACACCCATCCCACCACATGCGCTCTTCCAACCGATCATTACGTCCACGCGCACCACACTCCTGGAAACAGATTACAACATGCACAAGTCCAACAGCACTTATTTTAGCGACATGGACATTTCGCGCACCCATCTGTTCACAGCCATAATCCGCAACGGCATACGCAAAAACAGCCGTCTATACGGTGCCAACAAGAGCGCTGTCGCCGGTGCCGTAGGCGCTACAGAGGGCACACGCGGGAAGCACATGATCGCCCTAGGCGGAATAAGCTGCCTATTCAAAAAAGAAATCCTGCCGTACAAGAAATACGAAATGTGGACCAGATTACTCTGCTGGGACAGAAAGTGGTTCTACCTAGTCACACATCTCGTGAAACCTGGTGTGGCGCAGCCGGAAAGCTGGACATTGCAGCCCTGGAAGAAATCCAAGAAACCCGCCAAGGAGTACAACGCAGAGAAGCTCAAGGGCGCCGTGTATGCAACTGGTATCGCAAAATACGTCATCAAGCGCGGGAGAATCACCGTGGCCCCCGAACAGGCGCTGTTTGATGCTGATATGGTGCCGGCGAAACCCGAGGGCTGGGTGTACCAGGGTCCTACCAAACCCGTAGAATCACAGCAGCCACCCAATGGAGAGGTTCTACCGCAAGTTGTGGAACCCGAAGAGTGGAATTGGGACGTCATTGAGGCGGAGAGGTTACGTGGTCTTGCTGTTGCCGAGAACTTTGCTGGGCTGGATGGGTGCCATGAGTTTTTTGATGGGGGGGAGGGATGGGGTGTTGGGGGGAGTTTGCGGATTTGCTGTATTAGCGAATGTTATAGCGTGCAGGTGGTGGTATGA
- a CDS encoding mannosyl-3-phosphoglycerate synthase, whose translation MRLRTNSRTTQIGNVEIHDLFHVLQLEAGFPIIRSRSNADNNTNNSRNVSFSYSSLYAIETQLAIIVPCMNEELHIIEGVLRGIPHHCLVILVSNSTHEKFEHEYELLKQLCDDTERQGIIIHQQNSALAHAFCAANMPEVVNQTTTPNHVCNGKGEAMMIGVLLAKLANKQFVGFIDADNLVPGSVHEYCKVFAAGINYSLSKAGQFDTTRSTQDFLLPTNSHAMVRIKWNSKAKVVDNEITFPETGRSSRVVNKWMNELLQGIHGDGACAEMIQTANAGEHAMDINLALKLRFATGYAVEPFQYIDMLENFGRVSMGDYEDEASDDSTVRVLQIRTLNPHFHDTGKGSDHIQQMIAQGLGTIYHSRLAQDTLKDAMDRLSPPFRGDGGIPIPQETHVYPSMRKIDLNVFRGAIGSEAMAFNYCF comes from the coding sequence ATGCGACTCCGAACCAACTCCCGAACTACTCAAATCGGCAACGTCGAGATACACGACCTCTTCCATGTTCTACAGCTAGAAGCTGGTTTCCCCATCATACGTTCTCGAAGCAACGCTGACAACAACACAAATAACAGCAGAAATGTCTCTTTCTCCTATTCCTCGCTCTACGCCATCGAAACGCAACTCGCAATCATAGTCCCATGCATGAACGAGGAACTACACATAATCGAGGGCGTACTCCGCGGTATACCACACCACTGCCTCGTCATCCTCGTGTCCAACAGCACCCATGAGAAGTTCGAGCACGAATACGAACTACTCAAGCAGCTATGTGACGACACAGAACGACAAGGTATCATAATCCACCAGCAAAACTCCGCCCTCGCCCACGCCTTCTGTGCCGCCAACATGCCGGAAGTGGTAAACCAGACAACTACACCGAACCACGTCTGCAACGGAAAGGGCGAAGCGATGATGATCGGCGTACTGCTCGCCAAACTCGCTAACAAGCAATTCGTAGGATTCATTGATGCCGATAATCTCGTTCCTGGATCCGTGCACGAGTACTGCAAGGTCTTCGCCGCTGGAATAAACTACTCGCTATCCAAGGCTGGACAATTCGATACGACCCGGTCGACCCAAGATTTCCTACTGCCGACGAACTCCCACGCTATGGTGCGTATAAAGTGGAACTCGAAAGCAAAGGTCGTCGACAACGAGATTACATTTCCAGAGACGGGACGCAGCTCGCGTGTTGTGAATAAGTGGATGAATGAGCTGTTGCAGGGTATACATGGTGACGGAGCTTGTGCAGAAATGATCCAGACGGCTAACGCAGGCGAGCATGCTATGGACATCAATCTTGCTCTCAAGCTTCGTTTCGCAACCGGGTACGCTGTTGAGCCATTCCAGTACATCGATATGTTGGAGAACTTTGGTCGCGTTTCCATGGGAGATTATGAGGACGAAGCTTCCGATGATTCCACAGTCCGCGTCCTACAAATCCGTACCCTTAACCCTCACTTCCACGACACGGGAAAAGGCTCAGATCATATACAGCAGATGATTGCCCAGGGACTTGGTACTATATACCACTCACGTTTGGCACAAGACACGCTAAAGGACGCCATGGACAGACTCTCACCACCGTTCCGGGGCGATGGTGGCATCCCGATACCGCAGGAAACGCACGTGTATCCGTCGATGCGGAAAATCGACTTGAATGTTTTTCGTGGTGCGATAGGGTCCGAAGCTATGGCGTTCAACTACTGTTTTTGA
- a CDS encoding Metaviral-G multi-domain protein, translating to MSLDVDNDWDTDEISVTSTVIPDSSDDEEYAIDEIISERDAADWEDKYGPGKRWLVKWEGYGMHDCCWEPLCHFAGGHSHSALALWNKRKESMSREALRKLMERNEREYQEAAYEAYQARMKKQEKRAKKRKKLAAQRAARTRPIVIADSEDEEAMSSRRMTRSGQQRKTQAQVSHQDREAIDSSQLNSLFNDSPDCEAPIRQPPKTRRPPIEQSESSPSEDELTNDSMMDEIGQKSNKSKKKTTRETASTSDRRLTRRAAQASQTPSKAAADSNRKSTSKKKLTRAVSFKEPEKPSPKGSKQSAKIQAAQPSSAAKRRGSNTGEHLAATADETTQPTTSSGTRSGDATQSTTSTTQSTPNTTSGTAAITGLKFVNQPKARSEWKKGDKPFQTLHYRRVADKRSRAEGTPDINALEFVNAPSATAKTKPRVSDNDVYGRREIVHRPEAPESDHDDAPTEQTFAQNEPLAPWEHDKIQMVCNSWRLSMNCPKSAKDCLFLHRHHGPDGRDLPVHDGGEVPAKYRRQPLTCLHWLRGPQGCRKPAEVCEYAHKNTGYARNPKFPSNPPVAIPKDALPAPRINRVLPPGTLTCYYWKNAQCRKSAQDCAYQHYDTGMVAAPPHVQIPKDIGFGNNMNLLYNLFETHHEGPLGSAAMDTDSKSEYSDRILVNTPDVPVDVLRTTETSRHLTDEQESQLSFPLPPPPPPPFEAPPPKLACASFEARIGSALKLNFKDMFARSDGANPFVDRRAFLFYHPEQHAEELALITRWLMMYHVQIGSATHEGAWEHFRQQIEQGGSGIIIAHPDFDFYTALPGFGAVLRKEVRLWSIGVQEGYECDSARSDRPAVTRHDCIEVFPVGGFIYITEEVFEKKPQLALKIIQLFCAKVTRLRNQKSITDEADDSDLLWRLCVRPELMEYLLKHCEDHEKELEAGDDALQSRAKLYTLLAETEYIDQDDPTTPLSLIPDNFPILSERRDIADTQPVDYFGALARSPQAANLNMIRYYAGLQIDLRRDFRHFFVVHTEPSAPYVHRWIEEIQTIAAVITPEQCVQEFEKDERDSMFDFCERFLREV from the exons ATGTCGCTCGATGTTGACAATGATTGGGATACCGATGAGATATCCGTCACCTCGACCGTCATTCCCGACTCGTCAGACGATGAGGAATATGCCATTGACGAAATCATATCAGAAAGGGACGCCGCCGACTGGGAAGACAAGTACGGGCCCGGAAAGAGATGGCTGGTAAAGTGGGAAGGCTATGGCATGCATGATTGCTGCTGGGAACCACTATGTCACTTTGCGGGTGGTCACAGCCACTCAGCGCTTGCCTTATGGAACAAACGCAAAGAATCCATGAGCCGGGAGGCTCTGCGAAAACTCATGGAACGCAACGAGAGAGAGTACCAGGAGGCGGCCTACGAGGCCTACCAAGCGCGCATGAAAAAACAAGAAAAACGCGCCAAAAAGAGAAAGAAGCTCGCTGCGCAAAGGGCTGCTCGTACAAGACCGATTGTGATCGCAGACAgtgaagatgaagaagccATGTCCAGCCGACGAATGACACGATCTGGCCAACAACGAAAGACACAGGCCCAAGTTTCCCATCAAGACAGGGAAGCCATAGACTCCAGTCAACTCAATAGCTTGTTCAATGACAGCCCAGATTGCGAAGCACCCATCAGACAGCCTCCCAAAACGCGTAGGCCTCCTATTGAACAATCTGAATCTTCGCCATCGGAAGATGAGCTGACCAACGATTCTATGATGGATGAAATAGGCCAAAAGTCGAACAAGTCCAAAAAGAAGACCACTCGCGAAACAGCCTCGACATCAGATCGCAGACTCACACGGAGGGCAGCTCAGGCGTCCCAGACCCCATCCAAAGCTGCTGCAGATTCCAACCGCAAATCAACCTCGAAAAAGAAGCTAACCAGGGCAGTCAGCTTCAAGGAGCCAGAAAAGCCGTCTCCCAAAGGCAGTAAACAGTCGGCGAAAATACAAGCGGCACAGCCCTCATCTGCAGCAAAGCGGCGAGGAAGCAATACTGGCGAACACCTTGCTGCTACCGCTGACGAAACTACACAACCAACGACATCTTCTGGGACCAGGTCAGGTGATGCAACGCAGTCAACCACTTCGACAACCCAATCTACTCCAAACACCACGTCCGGCACAGCAGCAATTACGGGTCTCAAATTCGTTAACCAGCCCAAGGCGCGTTCTGAATGGAAAAAGGGTGACAAACCATTCCAAACACTGCATTACCGACGAGTAGCAGACAAAAGGTCTCGCGCAGAAGGCACACCTGATATCAACGCCCTTGAGTTTGTCAATGCCCCATCTGCCACGGCAAAGACAAAACCCCGAGTTTCAGACAATGATGTATATGGTCGTCGTGAAATTGTACATCGTCCTGAGGCGCCCGAGTCTGACCATGATGATGCTCCAACAGAACAGACGTTTGCTCAGAACGAGCCTCTAGCTCCATGGGAACATGACAAAATCCAGATGGTGTGTAACTCATGGAGACTAAGTATGAATTGTCCAAAGTCTGCAAAAGACTGCCTTTTTTTGCATCGGCATCATGGTCCAGATGGCCGTGATTTACCTGTGCACGATGGTGGGGAGGTACCTGCAAAGTATCGCAGACAGCCACTCACATGTCTTCACTGGCTGCGCGGTCCACAGGGCTGCAGAAAGCCAGCCGAAGTTTGCGAATATGCTCATAAAAATACTGGATACGCACGAAATCCCAAATTTCCAAGCAATCCGCCAGTTGCGATACCAAAGGATGCATTGCCTGCACCAAGGATCAATAGAGTTCTTCCTCCTGGCACTCTTACCTGCTATTATTGGAAAAATGCTCAATGTCGGAAATCGGCACAAGATTGCGCCTATCAGCATTATGACACTGGTATGGTAGCGGCTCCACCACATGTACAAATACCCAAAGACATTGGCTTCGGGAACAACATGAATCTTCTATACAACCTCTTCGAAACCCATCATGAAGGCCCTCTAGGCTCGGCTGCAATGGATACTGATTCGAAGAGTGAGTACTCAGACAGGATACTAGTCAATACTCCTGATGTTCCGGTTGATGTACTTCGGACAACGGAAACTTCTCGCCATCTAACCGACGAGCAAGAGTCGCAGTTATCCTTCCCACTACCACCGCCTCCACCCCCACCTTTCGAGGCTCCTCCTCCCAAGTTAGCGTGTGCATCTTTTGAAGCCAGGATAGGCTCAGCTCTCAAGCTCAACTTCAAGGATATGTTTGCTCGCAGCGACGGCGCGAACCCTTTTGTAGATCGAAGGGCGTTTCTGTTCTACCACCCGGAGCAACATGCGGAGGAGCTAGCTCTCATCACAAGATGGCTCATGATGTACCATGTCCAGATAGGCAGTGCTACCCACGAAGGTGCCTGGGAGCATTTCCGACAGCAGATCGAACAAGGGGGATCCGGAATTATCATT GCGCATCCAGATTTCGATTTCTACACTGCACTTCCAGGATTCGGTGCGGTTCTTCGCAAGGAGGTACGACTGTGGTCAATTGGTGTCCAAGAGGGGTATGAGTGTGACTCTGCTCGATCGGACAGGCCAGCAGTGACTAGACATGACTGCATTGAAGTGTTTCCAGTCGGTGGATTCATCTACATCACAGAAGAAGTCTTTGAGAAGAAACCACAGCTCGCATTGAAGATCATCCAGCTATTCTGTGCCAAAGTCACGCGACTGCGGAATCAAAAGTCCATCACAGACGAGGCCGATGATTCCGACCTCCTCTGGCGTCTATGCGTCCGTCCAGAACTAATGGAATACCTCCTCAAGCACTGCGAAGACCACGAGAAAGAGCTCGAAGCAGGCGATGATGCGCTACAGAG CCGCGCCAAACTCTACACCCTCCTCGCAGAAACCGAATACATCGACCAAGACGACCCAACCACCCCCCTCTCCCTCATCCCCGACAACTTCCCCATCCTCTCCGAGCGCCGCGACATCGCAGACACCCAACCCGTCGACTACTTCGGCGCCCTCGCACGCAGCCCCCAGGCCGCCAACCTCAACATGATACGCTACTACGCGGGTTTACAAATCGACTTAAGACGCGACTTTCGCCATTTCTTCGTCGTGCATACTGAGCCTTCCGCGCCCTATGTGCATCGTTGGATAGAGGAGATTCAAACGATTGCTGCGGTTATCACGCCGGAGCAGTGTGTGCAGGAGTTTGAGAAGGATGAGAGGGATAGTATGTTTGATTTCTGCGAACGATTTTTGAGGGAGGTTTAG